GAGCGTGACCGCGACCGAGACCGAGACCGAGACCGCGACCGCGAGCGTCGTGGCAAGCGCTCGCGCACGCCCGAGCACGCCAGATCCCGCCACGCGCGTTCCCGGACGCGGTCACCCGACAGGTACAGCTCGCGCACTCCGGAGGACCGGgcccaccgccgccaccgcaaCAGAGGCAGCCCCTCGCCGGAGCCCGCGAGGAAGCGCCACCGCCTGGAGCCGTCCGAGAGGGACGACAAGGACCGGGAGAGGGCGGTGTCGGACTTTGTCGATGGAATCGTGAAGGAGCAGCAGAGCAAGAAGGACAAGGATGGGGTCGGCGGAGGGGCGGAGGGGGAAGCGGGGGACGATGAGGTTGAGATGATGAAGAAGTTAGGGATTCCTGTTGGGTTCGATTCGACGAAGGGGAAGCCGGTGCCGGGAG
This genomic interval from Rhodamnia argentea isolate NSW1041297 chromosome 4, ASM2092103v1, whole genome shotgun sequence contains the following:
- the LOC115750816 gene encoding U4/U6.U5 small nuclear ribonucleoprotein 27 kDa protein, encoding MGDRDRARDWDRDRDRERDRERDRERRRDKDGDRDRDLRERDRDRDRDRDRDRERRGKRSRTPEHARSRHARSRTRSPDRYSSRTPEDRAHRRHRNRGSPSPEPARKRHRLEPSERDDKDRERAVSDFVDGIVKEQQSKKDKDGVGGGAEGEAGDDEVEMMKKLGIPVGFDSTKGKPVPGADVSGVRAVTKRQPRQYMNRRGGFNRPLPMERNR